A single genomic interval of Juglans regia cultivar Chandler chromosome 1, Walnut 2.0, whole genome shotgun sequence harbors:
- the LOC108992669 gene encoding dnaJ homolog subfamily C GRV2 isoform X2: MVMLYLVNSFLQGFHLLRGAQRTMKCVQAVSVRPLSAVSSLVRFSEEPQMFAIEFNDGCPIHVYASTSRDSLLAAVRDVLQSEGQCPVPVLPRLTMPGHRIDPPCGRVHLQFGQQHPGADMEGASMHLKHLAAAAKDAVAEGGSIPGSRAKLWRRIREFNACIAYSGVPPNIEVPEVTLMALITMLPATPNFPPESPPLPAPSPKAAATVMGFIACLRRLLASRSAASHVMSFPAAVGRIMGLLRNGSEGIAFEAAGLVAVLIGGGPGDSNMLTDSKGEQHATIMHTKSVLFAQHGYVIILVNRLKPLSISPLLSMAVVEVFEAMICEPHGETTQYTVFVELLRQVAGLKRRLFALFGHPAESVRETVAVIMRTIAEEDAIAAESMRDAALRDGALLRHLLHAFFLPAGERREVSRQLVALWADSYQPALELLSRVLPPGLVAYLHTCSDGVPSEDASREASLTSRRKKRLLQQRKGRSGRGFAQEHSSPSVNNFEVGDLARQAGGGAFKGSDGYQRSALEPNLGQTTTIQSSVAPSGDNLTGEVFSSRVAQNDHSAVSADAPSTSLHEASEPGASNLVDSNANIGGLEDTGLPAPAQVVVENTPVGSGRLLCNWPEFWRAFSLDHNRADLIWNERTRQELREALQAEVHKLDVEKERTEDIVPGGATVEIMTGQDTVPQISWNYSEFLVSYPSLSKEVCVGQYYLRLLLESGSSGSAQDFPLRDPVAFFRALYHRFLCDADIGLTVDGAVPDEMGASDDWCNMGRLDGFGGGGGSSVRELCARAMAIVYEQHYKTIGPFEGTAHITVLLDRTDDRALRHRLLLLLKALMKVLSNVEACVLVGGCVLSVDLLTAVHEASERTSIPLQSNLIAATAFMEPLKEWLFIDKDGAEVGPVEKDAIRRFWSKKAIDWTTRCWASGMLDWKRLRDIRELRWALSIRVPVLTSNQVGEAALFILQSMVSAHSDLDDAGEIVTPTPRVKRILSSPRCLPHIAQAMLSGEPCIVEGAAALLKAVVTRNPKAMIRLYSTGTFYFALAYPGSNLLSIAQLFSVTHVHQAFHGGEEAALSSSLPLAKRSVLGGLLPESLLYVLERSGPAAFAAAMVSDSDTPEIIWTHKMRAEYLIRQVLQHLGDFPQKLSQHCHSLYEYAPMPPVTYPELRDEMWCHRYYLRNLCDEIRFPKWPIVEHVEFLQSLLVMWREELTRRPMDLSEEEACRILEITPEDVSSDDVNKTSFELGEEISSISKQVENIDEEKLKRQYRKLAMKYHPDKNPEGREKFLAVQKAYERLQATMQGLQGPQPWRLLLLLKGQCILYRRYGDVLEPFKYAGYPMLLNAVTVDKDDNNFLSSDRAPLLVAASELTWLTCASSSLNGEELVRDGGIQLLATLLSRCMCVVQPTTPASEPSAIIVTNVMRTFSVLSQFESARVEMLELSGLVEDIVHCTELELVPEAVDAALQTIAHVSVSSDLQNALLRAGVLWYLLPLLLQYDSTAEESDMTESHGVGASVQIAKNLHAVRASQALSRLSGSCTDENSTPYNQKAADALRALLTPKLASMLKGQVPRDLLSRLNTNLESPEIIWNSLTRAELLKFVDQQRASQGPDGSYELKDSQVFVYKALSKELFVGNVYLRVYNDQPDFEISEPEAFCVALVDFIAHLVHSRCATDSDVQNEVSVSGSSLEASEPQNDMVHGSVNDQHVTYENQSDSASGSLNEQQISDDSLTVSDGQVANSEKLELVKNLQSGLTSLKNLLTSNPSLASIFSTKDKLLPLFECFSVPVASESNIHQLCLNVLSLLTAYAPCLEAMVADGSSLLLLVQMLHSTPNCREGVLHVLYALASTAELAWAAAKHGGVVYILELLLPLQEEIPLQQRAAAASLLGKLVGQPMHGPRVAITLARFLPDGMVSIIRDGPGEAVVASLEQTTETPELVWTPAMAASLSAQIATMASDLYREQIKGRIVDWDVPEKASGQQEMRDEPQVGGIYVRLFLKDPKFPLRNPKRFLEGLLDQYLSSIAATHYDAQPFDPELPLLLSAALVSLLRVHPALADHVGYLGYVPKLVAAVAYEGRRETMASEEVNNGVYADRGYEPDDGLTQPTQTPQERVRLSCLRVLHQLAASTTCAEAMAATSVGTPQVVPLLMKAIGWQSGSILALETLKRVVVAGNRARDALVAQGLKVGLVEVLLGLLDWRAGGRNGLCSQMKWNESEASIGRVLAIEVLHAFATEGAHCTKVREILNASDVWSAYKDQKHDLFLPSNAQSAAAGVAGLIENSSSRLTYALTAPPQSASSRPASMTTSDSNGKQDHPS, from the exons ATGGTGATGCTGTATCTCGTCAACTCATTCTTACAAGGGTTTCACTTGTTGAGAGGCGCCCAGAGAACTATGAA ATGTGTGCAGGCTGTTAGTGTTCGTCCTTTATCTGCAGTAAGCTCTCTTGTTCGGTTTTCCGAGGAGCCCCAGATGTTTGCGATTGAATTCAATGATGGATGTCCCATCCAT GTTTACGCAAGTACGTCTCGGGATAGCTTACTTGCTGCAGTTCGTGATGTTTTGCAATCAGAA GGTCAGTGCCCAGTTCCTGTATTACCAAGGTTGACAATGCCTGGCCATCGTATTGATCCACCTTGTGGAAGAGTTCATTTACAATTTGGACAGCAACATCCTGGTGCTGATATGGAAGGTGCTTCCATGCATTTGAAACATTTGGCAGCAGCTGCAAAAGATGCTGTTGCTGAAGGTGGTTCTATTCCTGGATCTAGAGCTAAGTTATGGCGTAGAATAAGGGAGTTCAATGCATGTATAGCATATAGTGGAGTTCCTCCTAACATTGAAGTACCTGAAGTGACCTTAATGGCCTTAATTACAATGCTTCCGGCTACTCCAAATTTTCCTCCAGAGTCTCCTCCCTTACCGGCCCCTTCACCTAAAGCAGCTGCAACAGTAATGGGTTTCATTGCATGTTTACGTAGATTACTGGCATCAAGAAGTGCAGCTTCACATGTGATGTCATTTCCAGCTGCTGTTGGAAGAATAATGGGTTTACTCAGAAATGGTTCAGAGGGTATAGCCTTTGAAGCTGCAGGGCTTGTTGCAGTCCTTATTGGTGGTGGTCCTGGCGATTCGAATATGTTAACAGATTCCAAAGGAGAGCAGCATGCTACAATTATGCACACCAAATCGGTACTGTTTGCTCAACATGGTTATGTTATTATTCTTGTCAATAGGCTGAAGCCATTGTCTATATCGCCTTTATTGTCAATGGCTGTTGTTGAAGTTTTTGAAGCTATGATATGTGAACCACATGGCGAAACCACTCAATATACTGTTTTCGTTGAACTATTACGCCAAGTAGCTGGTTTGAAGCGTCGCTTGTTTGCTCTGTTTGGGCATCCTGCTGAAAGCGTCAGGGAAACAGTAGCTGTGATTATGCGAACAATTGCAGAAGAAGACGCAATTGCAGCAGAGTCCATGCGTGATGCTGCTTTGCGCGATGGTGCTTTATTGAGGCATTTATTGCATGCGTTTTTCCTTCCTGCTGGTGAGAGGCGTGAGGTCAGTCGACAGCTCGTTGCCCTTTGGGCAGATTCCTATCAACCAGCTCTAGAATTATTGTCTAGAGTTTTGCCAcctgggcttgttgcttatttGCACACATGTTCTGATGGAGTTCCATCTGAAGATGCCAGTCGGGAAGCATCATTGACCAGTAGAAGAAAGAAGCGTTTACTTCAACAGAGGAAAGGTCGTTCAGGAAGAGGATTTGCTCAAGAGCATTCCTCACCTTCAGTCAACAATTTTGAAGTCGGTGATTTGGCAAGACAGGCAGGTGGTGGTGCTTTTAAAGGGTCAGATGGCTACCAAAGATCTGCTCTAGAGCCAAATCTAGGGCAGACCACAACCATTCAGTCATCTGTTGCCCCAAGTGGTGATAACTTGACCGGTGAAGTGTTCTCTTCCAGAGTTGCACAAAATGATCATTCAGCTGTTTCAGCTGATGCTCCATCAACCAGTCTTCATGAGGCATCAGAACCAGGTGCTTCAAATCTGGTTGATTCTAATGCCAATATCGGTGGCTTGGAAGATACAGGCCTTCCAGCTCCTGCTCAGGTTGTTGTGGAAAACACCCCTGTGGGTTCTGGAAGGCTACTCTGTAATTGGCCTGAATTTTGGCGAGCTTTTAGTCTTGACCATAATCGCGCAGATTTGATCTGGAATGAGCGTACCAGGCAAGAGTTAAGGGAAGCTTTGCAGGCTGAGGTTCATAAACTAGATGTTGAGAAGGAGCGTACGGAAGATATCGTTCCAGGAGGTGCAACGGTAGAGATTATGACTGGCCAAGATACTGTGCCACAAATATCCTGGAACTACTCTGAGTTCTTAGTTAGTTATCCTAGCTTGTCCAAGGAAGTTTGTGTGGGCCAATACTATCTGCGTTTACTGCTTGAGAGTGGCAGCAGTGGTAGTGCACAGGATTTTCCACTGCGTGATCCAGTTGCTTTCTTTAGAGCGCTTTATCATCGGTTTTTATGTGATGCTGACATAGGCCTTACAGTAGATGGCGCTGTTCCCGATGAGATGGGTGCATCTGATGATTGGTGTAACATGGGAAGATTAGATGGTTTTGGTGGAGGGGGAGGTTCTTCTGTTAGAGAGCTTTGTGCAAGGGCAATGGCAATTGTATATGAACAGCATTATAAGACAATAGGTCCTTTTGAGGGCACTGCTCACATCACAGTTCTTTTGGATAGGACAGATGATAGAGCTTTAAGGCATCGCCTTCTTCTCCTTTTGAAG GCTTTGATGAAGGTTCTATCGAATGTGGAGGCTTGTGTTTTGGTTGGAGGGTGTGTTTTGTCTGTGGATCTGCTGACAGCGGTTCACGAGGCTTCGGAAAGGACTTCTATCCCTTTGCAGTCAAATTTGATTGCAGCTACAGCTTTCATGGAACCACTTAAGGAATGGTTGTTTATTGACAAGGATGGTGCAGAAGTTGGACCTGTGGAGAAGGATGCTATCAGGAGGTTCTGGTCCAAGAAAGCAATTGATTGGACAACAAGGTGCTGGGCTTCTGGGATGCTTGACTGGAAGAGATTGCGTGATATTCGGGAACTTCGCTGGGCGCTATCTATTCGGGTTCCAGTTCTCACTTCTAATCAG GTAGGGGAGGCAGCATTGTTCATTTTACAGAGCATGGTATCTGCTCATTCAGATCTAGATGATGCTGGAGAGATAGTAACACCAACTCCTAGAGTAAAACGGATCTTGTCAAGTCCACGTTGCCTTCCACATATTGCACAG GCTATGCTGTCCGGGGAACCGTGTATTGTAGAGGGTGCTGCTGCATTGCTGAAGGCTGTTGTCACCAGAAATCCCAAGGCCATGATTCGTCTATACAGCACGGGCACATTTTATTTTGCCTTGGCATACCCTGGATCTAATCTCCTTTCAATTGCTCAACTCTTCTCGGTGACTCATGTCCATCAAGCATTTCATGGTGGGGAAGAAGCTGCTCTTTCCTCTTCATTGCCTCTGGCAAAACGGAGTGTATTGGGTGGACTTCTTCCTGAATCCTTGCTTTATGTACTGGAGCGTAGTGGTCCAGCTGCATTTGCTGCAGCAATGGTTTCTGATTCTGATACGCCTGAGATTATATGGACCCATAAAATGCGAGCAGAATATCTGATACGTCAG gttttgcagcatcTTGGAGATTTTCCCCAGAAATTGTCACAGCATTGTCACTCCTTATATGAGTATGCGCCTATGCCACCAGTGACATACCCAGAGCTAAGAGATGAAATGTGGTGTCATCGTTATTACCTTCGGAATTTGTGTGATGAGATCCGGTTTCCAAAATGGCCCATTGTTGAGCATGTTGAATTTCTACAGTCATTACTGGTAATGTGGCGTGAAGAGTTGACACGAAGACCCATGGATCTTTCTGAAGAAGAAGCTTGCAGAATTTTAGAGATAACCCCAGAAGATGTGTCGAGTGATGATGTCAATAAAACTAGTTTTGAGTTGGGTGAGGAGATATCTAGCATATCCAAGCAGGTTGAGAACATTGATGAAGAAAAACTCAAGCGACAATATAGGAAACTTGCAATGAAATACCATCCAGACAAAAATCCTGAAGGTCGGGAGAAGTTTCTTGCTGTACAGAAAGCTTATGAGCGCCTGCAG GCCACCATGCAAGGCTTGCAAGGTCCTCAGCCTTGGAGGTTGTTACTTTTATTGAAAGGACAGTGTATCTTATACCGGCGATATGGGGATGTACTAGAGCCATTTAAATATGCTGGCTATCCCATGTTACTCAATGCAGTTACTGTGGACAAAGATGATAACAACTTTCTTTCCTCTGACAGAGCACCCCTGCTTGTTGCCGCATCAGAGCTTACTTGGCTGAC GTGTGCATCTTCTTCTTTGAATGGTGAAGAACTTGTGAGGGATGGAGGGATACAACTTCTTGCAACTCTTCTTTCTCGTTGCATGTGTGTTGTTCAGCCAACTACTCCTGCAAGTGAACCATCTGCGATTATTGTTACGAATGTGATGCGAACCTTTTCTGTTTTGAGTCAATTTGAGAGTGCCAGAGTTGAGATGCTTGAACTTTCTGGACTAGTTGAGGACATTGTACACTGTACTGAACTTGAGCTTGTACCAGAGGCAGTTGATGCTGCCCTCCAGACAATTGCCCATGTTTCCGTGTCCTCAGACTTGCAGAATGCTTTATTAAGGGCTGGTGTTTTATG GTACCTTTTGCCACTGCTGCTTCAGTATGATTCAACTGCTGAAGAATCTGATATGACAGAGTCACATGGGGTTGGCGCTAGCGTTCAGATTGCAAAAAATTTGCATGCTGTTCGAGCATCCCAGGCCCTATCAAGGCTTAGCGGGTCATGTACTGATGAGAATTCAACACCTTACAATCAAAAAGCAGCCGATGCTCTCAGAGCCTTGCTAACTCCAAAACTTGCTAGTATGTTGAAAGGCCAAGTGCCTAGAGACCTATTATCCAGATTAAACACAAACTTGGAGTCTCCAGAG ATTATCTGGAACTCTTTGACCCGAGCAGAACTATTGAAATTTGTGGACCAGCAACGTGCAAGCCAGGGTCCTGATGGTTCATATGAGCTAAAAGATTCACAGGTCTTTGTGTATAAGGCACTGTCAAAAGAGCTCTTTGTAGGCAATGTTTACTTGAGGGTCTACAATGATCAGCCTGACTTTGAGATCAGTGAACCAGAAGCTTTTTGTGTTGCTCTTGTTGATTTTATAGCACATTTAGTGCATTCTAGGTGTGCAACAGATTCAGATGTTCAAAACGAAGTTAGTGTCAGTGGCTCATCCCTCGAGGCATCTGAGCCTCAAAATGATATGGTTCATGGATCAGTTAATGATCAGCATGTAACATATGAGAACCAAAGTGATTCGGCATCTGGATCACTTAATGAACAGCAGATTTCTGATGATTCTTTGACAGTATCAGATGGACAAGTGGCAAACAGTGAAAAACTTGAACTGGTTAAGAACCTTCAATCTGGATTGACCTCACTTAAG AACTTACTGACAAGCAATCCAAGTTTGGCATCAATATTTTCTACTAAAGACAAGCTGTTGCCTCTTTTTGAATGCTTTTCTGTGCCTGTTGCATCAGAAAGCAACATTCATCAACTTTGCCTGAATGTACTGTCACTCTTGACTGCATATGCTCCTTGCTTGGAGGCAATGGTTGCAGATGGATCCAGTCTTCTCCTTTTAGTACAAATGCTTCACTCTACTCCAAATTGTCGAGAAGGGGTTCTTCATGTTCTTTATGCATTGGCAAGCACAGCGGAACTTGCTTGGGCTGCAGCCAAGCATGGTGGAGTAGTGTACATTCTCGAACTTCTGTTGCCCTTGCAGG AAGAAATTCCCTTGCAGCAAAGAGCAGCAGCGGCTTCATTGTTGGGGAAACTTGTTGGGCAGCCTATGCATGGGCCTAGAGTTGCAATAACGCTGGCAAGATTTCTTCCAGATGGTATGGTATCGATTATTAGGGATGGTCCTGGTGAGGCTGTTGTAGCTTCCCTTGAACAGACTACAGAGACACCCGAACTTGTCTGGACACCAGCAATGGCAGCTTCTTTGTCTGCTCAAATTGCAACTATGGCATCAGATCTTTATCGTGAACAGATAAAAGGTCGCATAGTTGATTGGGATGTACCTGAGAAGGCATCTGGGCAGCAGGAAATGAGAGATGAGCCACAG GTTGGTGGAATATATGTCAGGCTGTTCTTAAAAGATCCAAAATTTCCCCTCAGAAATCCAAAGAGATTCTTGGAAGGACTACTGGATCAGTATTTGTCGTCCATTGCTGCCACACATTATGACGCCCAACCTTTTGACCCTGAACTTCCGTTGCTTCTGTCTGCTGCTTTGGTTTCCTTATTGCGGGTGCACCCTGCACTTGCAGATCATGTTGGATATCTTGGATATGTGCCCAAACTTGTGGCGGCTGTAGCCTATGAGGGAAGACGAGAAACAATGGCATCAGAGGAGGTTAATAATGGCGTCTATGCTGATAGAGGCTATGAACCTGACGATGGATTGACACAACCCACACAAACTCCACAAGAACGTGTGCGTCTTAGTTGTTTACGTGTGCTGCATCAGCTTGCCGCTAGCACTACTTGTGCTGAAGCAATGGCAGCAACTAGTGTAGGGACTCCTCAG GTTGTTCCACTTCTAATGAAAGCCATAGGGTGGCAAAGTGGAAGCATATTAGCTCTCGAGACACTAAAACGTGTTGTGGTTGCTGGAAATAGAGCTAGGGATGCTCTTGTTGCACAAGGACTCAA GGTTGGTCTCGTTGAAGTACTTCTTGGCCTTCTTGATTGGAGGGCTGGTGGAAGGAATGGTCTTTGCTCTCAGATGAAGTGGAATGAATCTGAAGCATCTATAGGCAGAGTGCTTGCAATCGAG GTTTTGCATGCATTCGCAACAGAAGGGGCCCATTGTACCAAAGTGCGCGAAATATTGAATGCTTCTGAT GTTTGGAGCGCTTATAAAGATCAGAAACATGACCTTTTCCTACCTTCGAATGCTCAATCTGCTGCTGCAGGGGTTGCCGGTCTAATTGAAAATTCATCATCCAGACTCACTTATGCCCTTACAGCTCCACCACAATCTGCCTCTTCAAGACCTGCTTCAATGACGACATCGGACTCAAATGGAAAGCAGGATCACCCTTCATAG